A single region of the Salvia miltiorrhiza cultivar Shanhuang (shh) chromosome 8, IMPLAD_Smil_shh, whole genome shotgun sequence genome encodes:
- the LOC130998439 gene encoding glycine-rich protein 23-like, with translation MGPKASATISSSKPTSNQNRLPRIGGGLAEGVIGGLAEGVFVGGGGIIGEGGTFGGGSVGGGGIGSGGVGSGSGGGWITIGYSEDNGLSPVKRSSPPFESGDLGSQKSSSSSRLRRSEMERVVYRIGGNNRGGYVAGVMGGGEGNGNKQRSGAVVGDEGNRLVAKKLASKEVGKLWMEL, from the exons ATGGGTCCAAAAGCATCGGCCACAATCTCGTCCTCTAAACCGACGAGTAACCAAAATCGACTGCCAAGAATTGGCGGAGGACTCGCCGAAGGAGTTATCGGAGGACTCGCCGAAGGAGTTTTTGTTGGTGGTGGGGGTATTATAGGTGAAGGCGGTACATTTGGGGGTGGCTCGGTGGGAGGAGGTGGTATTGGCAGTGGAGGTGTTGGCAGCGGCAGCGGCGGAGGTTGGATAACTATTGGCTATAGCGAAGACAATGGATTGAGTCCTGTTAAAAGATCGAGTCCACCCTTCGAATCAGGAGATTTAGGATCTCAaaagtcatcatcatcatcg CGACTGAGAAGAAGTGAAATGGAGCGAGTTGTATATAGGATTGGGGGAAACAATCGTGGTGGATATGTAGCTGGAGTAATGGGTGGTGGGGAAGGGAATGGAAACAAGCAGAGATCTGGAGCAGTAGTTGGTGACGAAGGAAACAGGCTTGTGGCCAAAAAATTGGCGTCGAAGGAGGTTGGCAAGCTGTGGATGGAGCTCTGA